One part of the Bdellovibrio bacteriovorus genome encodes these proteins:
- a CDS encoding DUF167 domain-containing protein, translated as MIESTKGGVRLHLFIQPKSSKNEVVGPHNGELKIKLTAPPVDGKANECLIEFLSDLFDIPKRDVHLIKGETGRHKVVELSGLDAEKTREALRLPKN; from the coding sequence ATGATTGAATCAACAAAAGGTGGAGTTCGACTCCACCTTTTTATTCAGCCCAAGTCATCCAAGAACGAAGTTGTCGGTCCCCACAACGGCGAACTCAAGATCAAACTGACCGCCCCGCCTGTCGACGGAAAAGCCAACGAATGCCTGATCGAGTTTCTGTCGGATCTTTTTGATATTCCCAAGCGCGATGTACATCTGATCAAAGGCGAAACCGGGCGCCACAAAGTGGTGGAACTGTCCGGCCTTGATGCCGAAAAAACAAGGGAAGCACTGAGGCTTCCCAAAAACTAA